ACAAGCTGGTCGAGGAACTGGACCGGACGGTCAAGGTTCCAGGCCTGGCTAACGTCTGGGTGCCGCCGATCCGCAACCGCATCGACATGCTGGCGACCGGGATCAAGAGCCCTATTGGCGTCAAGGTCTCAGGCAGCAATCTCGCCGAACTCGACCGCATCGCCCACGACGTCGAGACCGTCGCCAAGACCGTGCCGGGCGTCAGCTCGGCCCTGGCCGAGCGGCTGACTGGGGGCCGCTACGTCGATGTCGATATCGACCGGGCGGCAGCCGGGCGCTACGGCCTCAATACCAGCGACGTCCAATCGATCATATCCGGCGCCGTCGGCGGCGAAAATGTCGGTGAAACGGTCGATGGCCTGGCGCGTTACCCTATCAATGTCCGCTATCCCCGCGAAGACAGGGACAGCCTCGAAGGGCTGCGCAATCTGCCCATTCTTACGCCTTCTGGTGCTCAGATCACGCTCGGCACTGTAGCCAAGGTCGAGATCGCGGAAGGCCCGCCCATGTTAAAAACCGAGAACGGCCGGCCGTCTACCTGGGTATATATCGACGTCCGCGACCGCGATCTGGCTTCCGTTGTTGGTGATCTGCAAAAGGCAGTGGCCAAGGACGTCAAACTGTCACCGGGCGTCTCGATCGCCTATTCTGGTCAGTTCGAATACCTGCAACGCGCTATCGAACGCCTGAAGCTCGTGGTGCCGGCGACGCTCGTCATCATCTTCCTGCTGCTCTACGTCACCTTCGGACGTTTCGACGAGGCGGCCCTGATCATGCTGACCCTGCCGTTTGCCCTCACCGGCGGCATCTGGACGCTTTACCTCCTGGGCTTTCACCAATCAGTGGCCACAGGCGTCGGTTTCATAGCCCTGGCCGGCGTTTCAGCCGAGTTCGGCGTGATCATGCTGATCTATCTCAAGGATGCGCTGAAAGCACGCGGCCCCGATCCTTCACCGAGGGAAGTTGAGACCGCTGTCAGTGAGGGCGCGCTCCTGCGTGTCCGCCCCAAGGCCATGACGGTCTGTGTCATCCTCGCTGGCCTGTTACCGATCCTGTTCGGGCATGGTGCTGGCTCCGAAGTCATGAGCCGCATCGCCGCACCCATGATCGGCGGCATGCTGACCGCGCCACTTCTGTCCATGCTCGTTGTACCCGCCGCATATCTGCTTATTCGGCGCCGCAGGCGTTCAAATCCCCCACAGTCCAACTCGCAACAATAGGAGATGCCTATGAACACGAAACTATCCATTGCCGCCCTGGCCATCTTGGCCCTTGCCATTCTCTCAACAGCCCCCCTGGCCAGCGCGCAGGACGGCATGAAAGGCATGGACGGGATGTACGACATGGCCGGCATGAACGTGAAGAGCATGCCGAGGACCGGTTCCGGGACCGGTGTGATCAAGACCATCGACGTGAAGAGCGGCAAGATCACCATTGCGCATGGCCCTATCGCCTCGCTGAAATGGCCCGCCATGACCATGACCTTCAGCGTCAATCCGGCTTCGTTGTTGAACGGCCTTAAGGTCGGCCAAAAAGTCGCCTTCGACGTCTCAATAAAGGGCTCGGACAGCACGATAACGGCCCTGCAACCGGCACAATAGGAAACACAGGATCGTCTCACTAATCACAACAAGAAAGGAGACTATCTAAGCCGTACCTTCCCAACCAACAACCTACCCTAGGATCCGGCGCATCGAGCAAACGAACGTGCCGTATCCAAAATTGAAATTGGAGATTACAAAATGAAAAACTTCATAACAGGAAGCGCTTCGCCCCGTAGGCTCATGGCCCTGGCTAAGCTGACGGCTCTGATCGCCGCCGTCGCGCTCACCACATCCGCCTGTTCATCCCTGAGCACGGCGAACGCAGGCTATCACACAGAAAAGGCGTCACCCAATCCGCACGATCCGACTTATAAGATCGTGCCAGACAAATCGTCCAATTAATATTTGCACTCCGCGGCTGCACGCTCATTAATGCAGCCGCGAATCCGTCGGCCACTATGCCATACAGAAAATCGACTTTAAGGAGCACACATGAAAACGAAACTGTTCACGACCGCCGGCATGGCCCTGTTTATCGCGGTGTTGGCCGCCTGCAGCCCGAAGCCCGCCGCCGACGCTGCCTCCGCTTCGGCCGAAAGCCCGGTTGCCGCTATGTCAGATATGTCGGGCATGGCTGGAATGTCGGATATGTCCGGCATGGCCATGGATACTGCGGCGAAGACTGGCACGGGCGTCGGAACTGTGACCGCAGTTGACAAGGCGACCAGCACGATCACTATTCAGCACGAGGCCATTCCGGCGGTTTCCTGGCCGGCCATGACCATGGCGTTCAAGGCCAACCCCGCGTCACTCGTCGACAAGGTCAAGGTCGGCGAGAAGGTGACGTTCGGCGTCTCCGTAAAGGGCAGCGATGCCGAGGTCACCTCGATTCAATAGGGCCCGGCCTAGCCGACACCGTTCTCTATCAGCCGGCGGAAATGGGCATCTATTTCTGCCGGCACCGCTTTGGCGCCGCCGTCGAGCCACTGCGTCATCACCGCCATAAAAGCCCCGACAACGAACGCGACCGTCGTCTCGCGCCGATCGGTTTGCCCCCTGCCCTTCAGATCGACACGGACCAAATCGGCCAATATCTCCTTGATGCTACCCAAGCTCACGGACAGCCCGTCGTTTCCTATCAGC
This window of the Asticcacaulis excentricus CB 48 genome carries:
- a CDS encoding copper-binding protein — protein: MNTKLSIAALAILALAILSTAPLASAQDGMKGMDGMYDMAGMNVKSMPRTGSGTGVIKTIDVKSGKITIAHGPIASLKWPAMTMTFSVNPASLLNGLKVGQKVAFDVSIKGSDSTITALQPAQ
- a CDS encoding copper-binding protein; the protein is MKTKLFTTAGMALFIAVLAACSPKPAADAASASAESPVAAMSDMSGMAGMSDMSGMAMDTAAKTGTGVGTVTAVDKATSTITIQHEAIPAVSWPAMTMAFKANPASLVDKVKVGEKVTFGVSVKGSDAEVTSIQ
- a CDS encoding TetR-like C-terminal domain-containing protein encodes the protein MEGYRVEDANGPRAHASPARRHLPAYRALIGNDGLSVSLGSIKEILADLVRVDLKGRGQTDRRETTVAFVVGAFMAVMTQWLDGGAKAVPAEIDAHFRRLIENGVG